From a region of the Pseudoxanthobacter soli DSM 19599 genome:
- the rsmG gene encoding 16S rRNA (guanine(527)-N(7))-methyltransferase RsmG: MPPEPKQKTSAPGEGPEALLALRPVAPAAMDRLTRYVALLRTWQKAKNLVGPGTLDHVWTRHVADSAAVLDAAPEARRWVDLGSGAGFPGIVVAILLADVPGAHVHLVESNGRKAAFLKAAIRETGAPATVSAARIEDVVTRPDVVAGGPVEAVSARALAPLDKLLALAAPLFEAGAVGVFHKGRDLRREVADARAHWSFDLVEHPSGSDPDGRIALVRSLAPRRPGVPEP, translated from the coding sequence ATGCCGCCTGAGCCGAAGCAGAAGACAAGTGCGCCGGGGGAGGGGCCGGAGGCTCTTCTCGCGCTGCGGCCCGTCGCTCCTGCCGCGATGGATCGGCTCACGCGCTACGTGGCGTTGCTGCGGACATGGCAGAAGGCCAAGAACCTTGTCGGGCCGGGTACGCTCGATCATGTCTGGACCCGCCACGTCGCCGACAGCGCGGCGGTGCTCGACGCCGCGCCGGAGGCGCGCCGCTGGGTGGATCTCGGATCGGGCGCCGGCTTCCCCGGCATCGTGGTGGCGATCCTGCTCGCCGACGTGCCCGGCGCGCACGTCCATCTCGTGGAATCGAACGGCCGCAAGGCCGCCTTCCTCAAGGCCGCCATCCGCGAAACCGGCGCTCCGGCGACGGTCTCGGCGGCGCGCATCGAGGACGTGGTCACAAGGCCGGACGTTGTCGCAGGTGGGCCGGTCGAGGCGGTTTCGGCCCGCGCGCTGGCACCGCTCGACAAGCTGCTGGCGCTTGCCGCGCCGCTTTTCGAGGCCGGTGCGGTGGGCGTTTTCCACAAAGGGCGGGATCTCCGCCGGGAAGTCGCCGATGCCCGTGCCCATTGGAGCTTCGATCTGGTAGAACATCCGAGTGGGTCCGATCCGGACGGCCGGATCGCCCTCGTGCGCAGTCTCGCACCACGGCGTCCGGGAGTGCCTGAGCCATGA